A stretch of Longibacter salinarum DNA encodes these proteins:
- a CDS encoding methylmalonyl-CoA mutase family protein has protein sequence MSTSLDDRSDVGTAQDLSFTKDFAPIPTQEWEERIRSDMRGKPLHRLNWVSVDGITLRPFYRQDDLRDFEHLADDPVALVQPAADEDEASASHPSAGNKWSIRQDITDADPSDAAQRIAAAVQGGADEIGLPLFAPPLLDSSAHMNRGIHVAGREDLSMLLDSIDLSQTGVHLAGGPVAAVLLPELMDQATSDGQPSELRGSVGFDPGGSLATGSITDPTVAFGLAAESVETGIEMRNMRTIMVDARPYHNAGASAVQELAFTLGALTETLDQLTERGVSADTAVDRLHFALPIDTSYFVEIGKLRALRFLATRVVNAFLDQSESNRTVQAADLFVQAHTSRRTQTVYGAYVNMLRGTTQAASAIIGGCDVLTVAPFDESLNGPNDFASRIARNTQLILRHESHLDQVADPGAGSYYVEAVTNAIIEEAWPLFQAIEKAGGMLEALASGTIAEQIAEVREKRRERVDQRKHVLVGTTHYPDVDEQHLSDVNKANHAIPDGLASAPDEGHGPEEHSPKAVPAVSGDDILEPIVEAMNNGASLRDVSAALAATPVGGGPGIRALPSIRLSEPFEQLRLRVEAYAERTGRTPTVLLAPYGPAGARSARANFARNYLGVAGFRIVEPISFDTADGAASAAIDDGADIVVACSSDDAYSDYVPALREALDEGESRSLLIVAGAPDGVSDNVRPAADHFVHLKAPLLDTLRSILRDLGIDATV, from the coding sequence ATGAGTACATCTCTCGACGACCGGTCCGATGTGGGTACTGCCCAGGACCTTTCTTTTACGAAGGACTTCGCACCCATCCCCACACAGGAATGGGAAGAAAGAATCCGGTCGGACATGCGTGGAAAACCTCTCCACCGCTTGAACTGGGTGAGCGTAGATGGAATCACATTGCGCCCGTTCTACCGCCAAGACGACCTGCGTGACTTCGAGCATCTGGCCGACGATCCGGTCGCCCTCGTGCAACCTGCTGCAGACGAAGACGAGGCGTCGGCATCACACCCGTCTGCTGGAAACAAGTGGTCGATTCGTCAGGACATTACCGATGCGGACCCGTCGGACGCTGCTCAACGCATCGCAGCAGCCGTGCAGGGCGGCGCAGACGAGATCGGACTGCCCCTGTTCGCTCCGCCCCTGCTCGACTCGTCCGCGCACATGAACCGCGGCATTCATGTGGCTGGACGCGAGGATCTTTCGATGCTTCTCGACTCCATCGACCTTTCCCAAACAGGCGTTCACCTCGCCGGCGGTCCCGTCGCGGCCGTCCTGCTTCCCGAATTGATGGATCAGGCGACGTCGGATGGTCAACCCAGTGAGCTGCGCGGAAGCGTCGGATTTGATCCGGGTGGCAGCCTCGCGACCGGTTCCATCACGGACCCGACCGTAGCGTTCGGCCTCGCAGCCGAATCTGTCGAGACGGGCATCGAGATGCGGAACATGCGAACCATCATGGTGGACGCCCGGCCGTACCATAACGCCGGCGCATCGGCCGTACAGGAGCTTGCTTTTACCCTTGGAGCGCTCACCGAGACGCTCGATCAGCTCACGGAACGAGGCGTCTCCGCCGACACTGCGGTCGATCGGCTTCACTTCGCCCTCCCGATCGACACCTCATACTTCGTAGAAATCGGGAAACTACGGGCACTCCGCTTCCTCGCGACCCGAGTGGTGAATGCGTTTCTCGATCAAAGCGAATCCAACCGAACCGTCCAGGCAGCGGACCTATTCGTTCAGGCGCACACGTCCCGTCGCACGCAGACGGTGTATGGCGCGTACGTCAACATGCTGCGCGGGACCACCCAGGCTGCATCCGCCATCATCGGCGGGTGCGACGTGCTCACCGTTGCCCCCTTCGACGAGAGCCTGAACGGGCCAAACGATTTCGCAAGCCGTATTGCGAGAAACACCCAGCTCATTCTTCGACACGAGAGCCATCTGGACCAGGTCGCCGATCCGGGGGCCGGCTCGTATTACGTCGAAGCGGTGACAAACGCTATAATCGAGGAGGCCTGGCCGCTCTTTCAGGCTATCGAGAAAGCCGGCGGCATGCTTGAGGCCTTAGCCTCCGGAACGATTGCTGAACAGATCGCCGAGGTTCGAGAGAAGCGGCGTGAACGCGTCGATCAGCGTAAGCACGTTCTCGTGGGAACCACGCATTATCCCGATGTGGACGAGCAGCACCTGTCGGACGTAAACAAGGCGAACCACGCCATTCCGGATGGCCTGGCCTCCGCGCCTGATGAGGGCCATGGACCGGAAGAACACTCACCCAAGGCCGTTCCTGCCGTTTCCGGTGACGATATCCTTGAGCCGATCGTCGAAGCAATGAACAACGGGGCGTCACTCCGCGACGTATCCGCGGCCCTCGCGGCAACGCCTGTCGGTGGTGGTCCGGGCATTCGAGCGCTTCCCTCCATCCGTCTCAGCGAACCGTTCGAACAGCTTCGTCTCCGCGTCGAAGCATACGCCGAGCGAACGGGGCGCACCCCGACGGTCCTTCTGGCGCCCTACGGTCCGGCTGGTGCACGGAGTGCCCGAGCAAACTTTGCCCGTAACTACCTGGGCGTTGCTGGCTTTCGGATCGTTGAGCCCATCTCCTTCGACACTGCAGACGGCGCCGCCTCGGCAGCCATCGACGACGGCGCCGACATCGTCGTCGCCTGCAGTAGCGACGATGCCTATAGCGACTACGTGCCCGCCCTTCGCGAAGCTCTAGATGAGGGCGAGTCACGTTCACTGCTGATCGTTGCCGGTGCCCCGGATGGCGTTTCTGACAACGTGCGACCGGCTGCCGACCACTTCGTCCACCTGAAAGCTCCACTGCTCGACACCCTCCGTTCGATTCTCCGCGATCTGGGCATCGACGCCACCGTGTGA
- a CDS encoding TrmH family RNA methyltransferase, whose protein sequence is MRKLSPQDIPRLTPSDARSADPHPISVIVHNVRSIYNVGSMFRTADAARVEHLYLTGYTGTPDHKNLHKTALGAQDVVSWSAHDDVTPVINDLRAEGYSIGVLEITDEPLHPAEAPATSFPLAIIVGNEVTGVEDDIVSLADLAFELPQYGMKHSLNVSVAAGMALSHLVRRFRHLHDLQDTPGNRALETELPDV, encoded by the coding sequence ATGCGCAAGCTTTCTCCCCAGGACATCCCACGCCTTACCCCGTCCGATGCCCGCTCAGCCGACCCTCATCCGATTTCCGTGATCGTACATAACGTGCGATCCATCTACAATGTCGGATCGATGTTTCGCACGGCCGATGCTGCGCGAGTCGAGCATCTTTATCTGACGGGGTACACGGGAACGCCCGACCACAAGAACCTCCACAAAACTGCGCTTGGTGCTCAGGACGTCGTCTCCTGGTCCGCTCACGACGACGTGACGCCGGTCATCAACGACCTTCGAGCTGAGGGATACTCAATCGGCGTGCTCGAAATCACAGACGAACCGCTCCATCCAGCCGAAGCGCCCGCAACTTCGTTTCCGCTCGCTATCATCGTGGGCAACGAAGTGACCGGCGTTGAGGACGACATTGTCTCTCTCGCAGATCTCGCATTCGAACTCCCACAGTACGGAATGAAGCACTCCCTCAACGTCAGTGTGGCGGCTGGAATGGCCTTGTCGCATCTGGTCCGTCGCTTTCGCCACCTCCACGACCTCCAGGACACGCCCGGGAACCGTGCGCTCGAGACGGAACTCCCCGACGTCTGA
- the scpA gene encoding methylmalonyl-CoA mutase → MRPDFTTTDAPVAPSPSTESHQSNGSSWTTPENIDVSPAYGPDALDDLDHLNYAAGLPPYLRGPYSTMYNFRPWTIRQYAGFSTAEESNAFYRRALASGQKGLSVAFDLATHRGYDSDHDRVRGDVGKAGVAVDTVEDMKTLFDGIPLDEMSVSMTMNGAVLPVMAFYIVAAEEQGVSHEQLSGTIQNDILKEFMVRNTYIYPPEPSMRIIGDIFGYCSREMPRFNAISVSGYHMHEAGAPADIELAYTLADGLEYLRTGIDAGLDVDDFAPRVSFFWAIGMNHFMEIAKMRAGRMLWAKLVKQFNPENPKSMALRTHCQTSGYSLAEQDPFNNVVRTTIEALAAGLGHTQSLHTNALDEAIALPSEFAARIARNTQLYLQDETDITRAIDPWAGSYYVEKLTGDLARRAWALIQEVEDEGGMTRAIEQGLPKLRIEEAAARKQARIDTGRETVVGVNRFQTDEDEPIDTLEIDNEEVRRQQVRQLERIRGERDEAAVRNALNAITEAAETGDGNLLERAVNAARHRATLGEISDAMENVFGRHTAQTQTVSGVYAAEAGVDDSFEEARDKADRFAEVAGRRPRIMVAKMGQDGHDRGAKVIATSFADLGFDVDVGPLFQTPKEAARQAVENDVHILGISSLAGGHKTLVPEVVDALQAFGRDDILVIVGGVIPHQDYDFLYDRGVTGVFGPGTVISEAAAQILDVMIARERDETVANPQ, encoded by the coding sequence ATGCGCCCTGACTTCACCACCACCGACGCCCCCGTCGCACCCTCTCCGTCGACGGAATCACACCAAAGCAATGGCAGCTCCTGGACGACGCCGGAGAACATCGACGTATCGCCCGCCTACGGCCCCGACGCGCTCGACGACCTCGACCACCTGAACTACGCGGCCGGACTCCCGCCATACCTCCGCGGGCCATACAGCACGATGTACAACTTCCGGCCATGGACCATCCGACAGTACGCCGGCTTCTCGACCGCGGAAGAGTCCAATGCCTTTTATAGAAGAGCGCTCGCGAGCGGCCAGAAAGGACTCTCCGTCGCGTTCGACCTGGCCACACACCGAGGGTACGATTCGGACCACGACCGCGTACGCGGGGATGTGGGTAAGGCGGGCGTCGCCGTCGACACCGTTGAAGACATGAAGACGCTCTTCGACGGCATCCCGCTGGATGAGATGTCCGTCTCCATGACCATGAATGGGGCCGTGCTTCCCGTGATGGCGTTTTACATCGTCGCCGCCGAAGAACAGGGCGTTTCCCACGAGCAGCTCAGCGGCACGATCCAAAACGACATCCTGAAGGAGTTCATGGTGCGGAATACGTACATCTATCCGCCCGAACCCTCGATGCGCATCATCGGCGACATATTCGGCTACTGCAGCCGTGAAATGCCGCGTTTCAACGCAATCAGCGTGAGCGGCTACCACATGCACGAGGCCGGCGCCCCAGCTGACATCGAACTCGCCTATACGCTGGCAGATGGACTCGAGTATCTGCGAACGGGCATCGACGCGGGTCTGGATGTGGACGATTTCGCGCCGCGTGTCTCGTTCTTCTGGGCGATCGGCATGAACCACTTCATGGAGATCGCGAAGATGCGGGCCGGGCGGATGCTGTGGGCGAAGCTCGTCAAGCAGTTTAACCCAGAGAACCCGAAGTCGATGGCTTTGCGCACGCACTGCCAGACATCAGGATACAGCCTCGCGGAGCAGGACCCATTCAACAACGTGGTGCGAACGACCATCGAGGCGTTGGCTGCCGGACTCGGGCACACGCAGTCCTTGCACACGAACGCACTGGACGAGGCGATTGCGCTCCCCAGCGAATTTGCCGCCCGCATCGCACGCAACACGCAGCTCTACCTGCAGGACGAAACAGACATCACACGCGCCATCGACCCCTGGGCCGGGTCGTACTATGTCGAGAAACTGACCGGCGACCTTGCCCGCCGCGCGTGGGCGCTCATCCAAGAGGTCGAAGACGAAGGCGGCATGACGCGCGCCATCGAGCAGGGACTACCAAAGCTCCGCATCGAAGAGGCCGCCGCACGCAAACAGGCCCGCATCGACACCGGTCGCGAGACCGTCGTCGGGGTCAATCGCTTCCAGACCGACGAAGACGAGCCGATCGACACGCTCGAGATCGACAATGAGGAGGTGCGCCGGCAACAGGTTCGCCAGCTGGAGCGCATTCGCGGGGAACGCGATGAGGCCGCCGTCCGCAACGCGCTCAACGCCATTACCGAAGCCGCGGAGACCGGCGACGGAAACCTCCTCGAACGGGCTGTGAACGCCGCCCGGCACCGCGCGACACTCGGAGAGATTTCAGATGCTATGGAAAACGTATTTGGTCGACATACGGCCCAGACGCAGACCGTATCGGGCGTTTACGCCGCAGAAGCAGGAGTAGACGATAGCTTCGAGGAGGCGCGCGACAAGGCCGATCGGTTCGCCGAGGTCGCCGGTCGTCGACCGAGAATCATGGTTGCGAAAATGGGTCAGGACGGACATGATCGCGGAGCGAAGGTGATCGCGACGTCCTTTGCTGACCTCGGCTTCGATGTGGATGTCGGACCACTCTTCCAGACGCCGAAGGAAGCGGCGCGCCAGGCAGTTGAAAATGACGTGCACATCCTGGGCATATCGAGTCTCGCCGGCGGACACAAGACACTCGTGCCCGAGGTGGTCGATGCTCTCCAAGCGTTTGGTCGCGACGACATCCTCGTGATCGTAGGCGGCGTCATCCCCCATCAGGATTACGATTTCCTGTACGATCGCGGCGTGACGGGCGTGTTTGGGCCTGGAACCGTCATCTCTGAGGCTGCCGCACAAATCCTGGACGTTATGATCGCGCGAGAACGCGACGAAACGGTGGCAAATCCACAGTAG